The DNA segment gttctggttagatccagtttgcgctgttctgtgaagatacacaacgttgtacgagatcttcagtttcttggtagtTTCTCACATTagaataaccttcatttctcagaacaagaatagattgacgagtttcagtagaaagtctttgtttctggccattttgagcctgtaatcgaacccacaaatgctgatgctccagatactcaacaagtctaaagaaggccagttttcagctgtgctaacataattccaaaagggttttctaatgatcaattagccttttaaaatgatcaacttggattagctattaacacaacgtgccattggaacacaggagtgatggttgctgatagtgggcctctgtacgcctatgtagatattccataaaaaatcagccgtttccagctacaatagtcacttacagtgtagacattgttaatgttgtatttctgatcaatttactgttattttaatggaccaaaaatgtgttttctttcaaaaacaagggaatttctaagtgaccccaaacttttgaacggtagtgtatatcagaCGGACTCATTCTCAGCTGCTTATCTGAGTTGGGCACTGCTGGAATGCAAGAGCTGTCTGTCATTGATTTGTCATTGTTCCTCCATCACTTAATGATATGCATTCATGCAGGCTAGATGAGTAGTTTTATTGGCTGAGTCTAGCATGTATATCCATCATTGTGTCAGGCATCTCTCATCTCTGGTCTTGGCGAAGTTTTAAACGGTTTGAACAACTCTGCTGTCCCCTGCCTGCCAGTGTTATTGCAGACAGAGATGAAATAGTGGAGGAACAGACAGATCAATAGTTCAGCTCTCTCCTCAGGCTAATATGTAAATATTTcatgaagggaaagagagagagaaatctccAATGAGTAATTCAGAGTTTGTGATGATGAGGGAGAGGTAGGGTGGAAAGAagaaagagaagggggggggggggggactgagatggagagagaggaaaagagagatgggaggggggatATAATCATATAATTTATTTTGGTTTATATGGTGCTTGTGGTCTTCATGAGAAGTATGATCCATTTTCCATATTGCCCCTGATAATTGTCCTTGGCTCTTTTGTAATATAGTCTACTGATCCCCTGCAGGTGCAGAAAATATGATATACATTATGCTaatgtttatttaaaaatgttCACCAGTAGtcttaaaaatgtatttaggTCATATTTTCCACTTGAACACTTTTAATTCCAACCAGTGATTTCAGTAAAGTCCCTTGAAGACCTTCACTCAGTTTTTGATAGGGTCACCATTGTTATTATACCTAGCAATTGAAGTATTCTCAGGTGTGCTCCACATGTAAAAGGTGACTAAACCAATGTGCATATAAATCTGTACAGATTTAGGATGTGGTGCGTCCCGGAACAAAGTGTTCAGTAGCAGATGGTTTTGCAGTACAGTAGATGACTGTGTGATTTCAATGAGATGAATTAGGTAAGATAAGGGGCCATGTTAGAGCTCTAATCCGGGAGGGGATGATGATGATACAGTATATTCCTACTGTTCCTGTCAGGCCTGTCCTATGTGTCCTTCCTGCTAACCCGTTATCTGActacctcctccccatccctccacagtcagtcagtgacctctctctctctctctcccattctcccaGGGGAAGCCAGATTGATTTGGCTCCTGGCATAGCTGTAGCGCTCTGCCAGGTGGACGATGTGGAGGAGtcagtgcctctctctctcagcaaatTACATCAAAATacgttatttacattattatggAGCCTATTACAATACTATCCTGAATATTGAATGATAACAGCAGATCATTCATTTTTgttgaattcaatgtgaaatcaacaaaatatataataatctcattgaatttaggttaaaagttgtaGGACAAAAATACGAAATGCCCTtaagttgatgactttttgcaaatccaatcagttttccacgttgattcaatgcCATCACATTGATCGTTTTTTtgaatgacgtggaaacaacattgattcaaccagtttttgcccagttgGCCATCTgctgttgtgtgtctctctctagagGAGAACTTTGGTATGCATTCATGTGCTTTAAATACAGGTGTTTTCTCACTTTGgtggtgatgtgtgtgtctctgtgttcagGTATGTGTTTCTCCTGTAAAATTGATGTGGTGCCAGTGAAGAATGAGGATGGCTTGGTGATCATGTTCATCCTCAACTTTGAGCTGCCCACTGATCCACCTATTCCCAGCTCCCCGACCAGAGAGCTCAACAAGCTGCCCATCCCCTGGCTTCCCCTAGGTAAACAATGAAGATCCTCTGTGTGGAAAACCTTAAAAAATCTAGTTCTAGTAAGTCAGGAAGAGATTGAGGTAATGAGTGGGGTCCAGAGTTTTTAGGGTACAGTATTTTTCTCTTGGGTACAAGAAGATAGAAATGCATATCTTGCACCTTCAGAGGTACACATATGATCTCACATGGTACTGTTCGGTACCATTTCCGGTATGTGtggataatgtactgtattataaTGGTCAATTTTTGTACAATCattggaggcgtggcttagtggGGCGTGGATTTCAGTTTGTTCTTTTTGGCCACCTGTGAGTGGAAGTGTTTGTGGTCtctgtttatgttaattaaagtTGAGCTTTTTGGCTTTCAGTTCTGAAGTCTTTATAAAGGCTTACATAAGAGACAACAAAGAGCTCTAATTAATATTGTAGtgaccttaaaacctcttaaggatctgacctttttttaaatttttgcctaaaatgacatacccaaatctaactgtttgtagctcaggacctgaagcatattcttgataccttttgaaaggaaacactttgaagtttgtggaattgTGAAATTAAtgaaggagaatataacacattagacatggtaaaagataatataaagaaaaaaacatgttttattattatttgaaatgcaagagaaaggccataatgtattattcaagCCCAAGGACAATTTATATTTTGGCCGCTAGATGGCAGccgtgtatgtgcaaagtttttgactgatccaatgaaccattgtatatctgttcaaaatgatgTACACGACTGCCCAAATgtacctaattggtttattaatacaatttcaagttcataattgtgcactctcctcaaacaatagcatggtattatttcactgtaaaagcacctgtaaattggacagtgcagttagattaacaagaatgtaagctttctgcctgtatcagatatgtctatgtcctgggaattattttgttacttacaacctcaacgttagctcaaccgtcccatggggAGGGGGACCGATCCCATAGAGGAAGGAAAAATCCACAAAAAtatcttatttaaaaaaataaaataaaggaaCAAACTTTTAACCTCAAACTGGTTACAATTATGTACCTATAACTAATGGCACAATGGACACAGGGTACCACTACAGTCACATGCGTTAGTACCCCTTTAAGTACAATTCagtacctttttttctaagagtgtagtaatTAAGTCATTGTTTTACTAATGATGTTGGTGCGGTGTGTAATGTAGTCAGAAACCTATCTCCTTTTCCCTCTGACCTTTCCCCTCTGACCTGCAGCACGTCGGCATAGGTTCCGCCTACCCTCCGCCCTGCTCCGCTCCCTCAGCAGCAGTAAACATTCCCTGGAGGATGACTCCGAGCTGGGCCACCAGCGGGACCGCTCTGCCCTGGGGCATGAGTCTGTAGCCCTGGACAAGCTGCTGTCCCTGCCAGAGCGGCGGCGGCTGGGGGGCACCGGGGTACTACTCTGGGACGAGGACCAGAGGGCCTTGCTGGGAGGTGAGTAgacctgtgtggctcagttggtaaaagTATCATGCTAGCAATAACATGCTTGTGGGCTTGATTCTCACTGTGgtcaaatacaaaaatatatgcactcattgtaagttgctttggataaaagtgtctgctaaatggcatgtttATAGGTGACCCCGTCTCTCCCACCGGGGACCCCTCTGATGCCCCTCAAGCCCTGTCCCTGGCCATGGGCTTCTCCCAGTCCTCCCCCAGGCTGCACTGCCTCTGGGTGGACGAGGAGTGTGGCTCCAACTGCAGCGTGATGCCCAGCCGCTCCTATGAGAGTCTCTGCAGCCCGCTGCACGCCTCATCTGTGGACGGCATCAAGACACGCAGGGGACGGTCCAGCTGGCACGGGAAGCTCCAGACGCGGCCCAGCAGCACAGGTAGAGGACATGTATGGGACACACGAAGGAGGTTTAAAGCGCGGGTGGCATAACGAAATTTGAGGATCAAAGAACATGTAATTGATTAATGCTTGTCTTACATTTATGTTCCATCTGTTCAATATCTCCTTATGCTGTATCTTGCACTCAGCACATTCAACTCTTAAGTCACAGGCAATGAAATATCCATCTATATTTATTCCTTCTCAGGCGGAATGAAGTCCAGTCCGCGTAATGTTACATCTGACTCCACGTCTGACCCCAACCTTATCCGCTTCCGGACCTTAAGTCACGTGACCCAGCTCAACCCACTGGACAACAGGCCAGACCCCTTGGTGGCCCTCCCGTCTGCGGAGATTGACATCATCGCCCCCTGTAAACTAATGGACCGCACACACGGGGTCACTGAGAAAGTCACTCAGGTTAGTCGCTGCTCTTCTCTTACTAGTGGATGTGTATGGATGGGATGACACTATTTCATGACAAACTGCAGTATCGAGAGGCTTTCACAGACACCTTGCTCCTTAAGTAGTCTGCCATTGCAGTATCTGTCCTGATGGTGGCAGCACTATCCAGATAGGTTTGCTCTAAATTCAATCGCTGCTGGTGAACTTGTCACTGTAGAGTACAGAGGTTGACGAAATGACTATGGTTATATTGCAAAACATGGAGTCGGTTGCTTTTGTATTGTGCCTCAATCAGCTTATCCACTAATTTAAGTGATTTTGTTGAACAAAGTCACCTCACAAAGTGCTCAGGTCTAAATCAAAAGGCCTGAAAACTCTCACAGACCCTATACACCAGCATCACTCTAGTACTAGGAGTGAAGATGCAGCTCAGAGCATCTTCAATTTCAAATGGAAGCATTTCCGTTTCTTTCAACACTAATGTTTCTTGTTCAAACACTTCTGGCGGTTGGACAGAGCTGAAGCGATATTATACACAGTGTAGCAGCCCAGTAACACACTGTAGCAGGCTTGCAGCCCACCACACCACCTGGGAGGAGTTTGATTAATCCTGCCTAATGGAGTGGACAGCTGTGAAGAGAGAGATATGATGAGGTTCACTAGTCATGGGGCCTTTTCTCATTTGGGCTAAAGTCTCCACCGTTCTCTCTCCAATGTGACCCGGAAACCAAGTGGTTGAGTGGTTGAGGAGATGTCAATTCGTTAGTAGGCAAACTGAAGAGTGTCCATAGCCTTTTCTCAATTGGTTTGCTTAACTCTTGCGTCCTCTCTCTTCCGTTCTCTGGCCTCCTTTTGGAAAAGGTCAGAGGTAATCGAGGAGAGGTGGCGAGGAGAGGGAAAGTGGTCAAAAATGCACTTTTATGAAATGAGACTCTTATTGATGTTTACAGGGTGGAATCCTAAAATAAATGTCTAAAGTGATAAAAACATCTCTTAGCTAGTTGTGCAAGtcattttatagataaaaggataccgtaaattccagactataagccgcaacttttttcccaggctttgaaccccgcggcttaaacaatgacgcggctaatatatggatttttcccccttttaattttttttcttccaaaaaaacacattctgtgacatgctcagttttttggcgccatgaagctttcattagaccaatgaaattgccgaacgggttaaggtcaaacaacttttttgtttactgtttagattaaatcgagcgctctcaaacttcccatcattctgattacggtagtcattttgtcaccctcatcatggcaaagacacggagaaatgcatatgatgcagctttcaagttgaaggcgattgatctggctgttggaaaaggaaatagagctgctgcacgggagcttggtattaatgagttgatgataagacgttggaaacagcagcgtgaggaattgactcagtgcaaaaagacaactaaagcttactgcaaattttttattttttgttacaagccgtgtttcgttaaagcctgtgtaaagttcatttgtttcaatgtaccggtaggcacctgcggcttatagacatgtgcggcttatttatgttcaaaatatatatgttttttaaattcagtgggtgcggcttatattcaggtgcgcttaatagtccggaaattatggtaagtagaatttagtttttttatgtttgCATGCTTTTCTCCTTTGAGAAAACAGTAGCTGATTCAAAGAGAGTGTGGCAGATTTCCAAACTTTTTTCGCGAAGGACTCAGGTAGCATACacttgcagtggtgtaaagtacttaagcaaaaatactttaaagtactacttaagtcattttttggggtatctgtactttactatttatatgtttgactacttttactttactacatttcttaagaaaatattgtactttttactccatacattttctttgaaacccaaaagtacttgtttcattttcaatgcttagcaggacaggaaaatagtcaaattcacacacttatcaaccgaactggtcatccctattgcctctgatctggtggactcactaaacacaagtgctttgtttgtaaatgatatgTGAGTTTTGGAGTGTGCACCTGGctttccgtaaattaaaaaaacaagaaaatggtgccatctggtttgcttaatataaggaatttgaaattatttatacttttacttttgatacttaagtatattttaaaccaaataattttagacttttactcaagtagaattttactgggttgacctttacttttacttgagtcattttctattaagatatctttacttttactcaagtatgacagttgggtactttttccaccactgtagaATTGTACTTCCTCACCAAAAGGAGGCTATCGATGAGGGGAGGACCGTCAACCGTTTGCCTACTAACGAATTGACACTATCCTCGACCACTCGACCACTTATTGTTTTCCAGGTCACAGAGGAGAAAGGACGGAGAGATGGTGGAGGACAGACTTGTCCAAATGAGAAAAGGCCCTCCGCTCCTCGAAAGCCACTTTTCATCGAGGACGGTCATGTATACCCTACGTGAGTCCTTCGCGGAAGTGTTTTGAAatctgccacaccccctttgTTTCAGCTTTTGTTTTGTCGGAGGAGAAAACATGCACACGTTTAAAACAATAATATTGTTTTTATCTATAAAGTCTTGTGCACAACTAACTTAATTTGTTTTAAgcactttacacatttattttgggatccacaCCTATAAACGACATTTGCCTGATGACGTGCGAGTGGAGAAGCAGAATCTCATTTCATACAAGCGCATTTTCATCCACGTTTCCTCTCCTCGCTTCCGCTCCCTGATTACCCTTGACCGTTTTCAAAAGGAGgcgagagaggacggaggagagaggatggaggagttgAGAAAATCTAATTGAGAATAGGCCCTGTGTGTATTGTAACACTGATGTATTAGGCAATGGTTGCCCCATGGATATTAATTCAAGTCACGCTGACCTTTCACCattatgatctttgaccctctgtaactttcatcattattcacgattaattcaggattatccgcaatcatggtagcatcggcattaatgtagaagtgcttagaaacatattctatcaTTATTTACAATAGAAGtgtctccaaaatgacacaatatattatttaccattaatttatattggtcacaaaataatctgtaaacacaaccaaaacaaactgcaaatgcatccaacaagtttgtagagtcacaagcttgatgtagtcattgagttccaggaatatgggaccaaatactacgcTTTTGACTATCTCATTtctaagaatctttaggggtgtctATGATTTTCACCCCTACTCCTTTGAGAACATTTTTCCTTGttgaacaaaatctctttctctgagcaattgtattagtataaaataatataattttcacCCCAGAAAATTGAGTAGAATAttgctcagtatttgaattatttacatTGTAcatacacaagtatgtggacaagccttcaaaatagtggatttggctatttcagcctcacccgttgctgacaggtgtatgaagtcgagcaaatattggcagtagaatggccttagtgaagagctcagtaacttctAAGGTGGCATCATCTTAGGATGCCatctttctaacaagtcagttcgtcaaatttctgccctgctagagctgccccggtcaactgtacgtgctgttattgtgaagtggaaacgtctaggagcaacaaaggctcagccgtgaagtggtaggccacacaagctcacagaatgtgaCCGCTGAAGCGCGTAATGCGTAAAAATCGgctgtcctcgtttgcaacactaACTAccgagcagtggaaacgtgttttctgtagtgatgaatcacgcttcactatctggcagtccgatggacgaatctgggtttggcagatgccgaGAGATTGCTACCTGCCCAAAttcatagtgctaactgtaaagtttggtggaggaggaataatggtctggggctgtttttcatggttcaggctaggccccttagttctagtgaagggaaatcttaacgctacagcatacaatgatattgtagactattctgtgcttccaattttgtggcaccAGTTTGGGGAGgccccttcctgtttcagcatgataatgccttCGTGgccaaagcgaggtccatacagaaatggtttattgagatcggtgtggaagaacttaactggcctgcacagagccctggcatcaatcccatcgaacacctttgggatgaattggaacgccgactgcgagccaggcctaatcgcccaacatcagtgcccgacctcactaatgctcttgaggctgaatggaaagcaagtccccgcagcaatgttccagcatctagtggaaagcattcccagaagagtgtaggctgttatagcagcaaaggggggaccaactccatattaatgcccatgattttggaatgaggtgtgcaacgagcaggtttccacatacctttggtcatgtagtgtatttcatacagtcattattgctgatctttatcaagggtgtcaataattccaGACCCCTCTgtacatctacagttgaagtcagaagtttacatacaccttagccaaatacatttaaactcagtttttcacaatttctgacatttaatcctagtaaatattccctgtcttaggtcagttacgatcaccactttattttaagaatgtgaaatgtcagaatgataatagtgatttatttcagcttttatttctttcatcatattcccagtgggtcagaagtttacatacactcaattagtatttggtagcattgcctttaaattgtttaacttgggtcaaatgtttcggttagccttccacaagcttcccacaataaattgggtgaattttggcccattcctcctgacagagctggtgtaactgagtcaggtttcttggcctccttgctcacacacgctttttcagttctgcccacaaatgttctataggattgaggtcagggctttgtgttggccactccaataccttgactttgttgtccttaagccatttttccacaactttggaagtatgcttggggtcattgtccatttggaagacccatttgcgaccatgctttaacttcctgactgatgtcttgagatgttgcttcaatatagccacatcattttccctcctcatgatgccatctatgttgtgaagtgcaccagtccctcctgcagcaatgcacccccacaacatgatgctgccacccccgtgcttcacggttgggatggtgttcttcggcttgcaagcctccccctttttcctccaaacaccacgatggtcattatggccaaacagttctatttttgtttcatcagaccagaggacatttctccaaaaagtaggatctttgtccccatgtgcagttgcaaaccgtagtcgtttttttatggtggttttggagcagtggcttcttcattgctgagcagcctttcaggttatgttgatatagaactcgttttactgtggatatagatacttttgtacctgtttccttcagcatcttcacaagatcctttgctgtttttctgggaatgatttgcacttttcgcaccaaagtacgttcatctctaggagacagaacgcgtctccttcctgagtggtatgacggctgtgtggtcccatggtgtttatacttgcatactattgtttgtacagataaacgtggtaccttcaggtgttggGAAATTGCTGAGGTCTTtgcttatttcttttgatttttccatgatgtcaagcaaagaggcactgagtttgaaggtaggccttgaaatacatccccaggtacacctccaattgactcaaatgatgtcaattagcctatcagaagcttctaaagccatgacatgttttagaattttccaagctgtttaaaggcacagtcaacttagtgtatgt comes from the Salmo trutta chromosome 21, fSalTru1.1, whole genome shotgun sequence genome and includes:
- the LOC115157745 gene encoding potassium voltage-gated channel subfamily H member 2-like; the encoded protein is MAKALLGSEERKVEISLYAKDGMCFSCKIDVVPVKNEDGLVIMFILNFELPTDPPIPSSPTRELNKLPIPWLPLARRHRFRLPSALLRSLSSSKHSLEDDSELGHQRDRSALGHESVALDKLLSLPERRRLGGTGVLLWDEDQRALLGGDPVSPTGDPSDAPQALSLAMGFSQSSPRLHCLWVDEECGSNCSVMPSRSYESLCSPLHASSVDGIKTRRGRSSWHGKLQTRPSSTGGMKSSPRNVTSDSTSDPNLIRFRTLSHVTQLNPLDNRPDPLVALPSAEIDIIAPCKLMDRTHGVTEKVTQGDNEGGREGLWMPVGVHLGKSIKSCSWPEDGVERRRRGGSESQLQLQRRERERGRENMGMKMEKERGGEKAQRITGRACECELSQGEGMGV